One Tripterygium wilfordii isolate XIE 37 chromosome 10, ASM1340144v1, whole genome shotgun sequence DNA segment encodes these proteins:
- the LOC120007759 gene encoding glutamyl-tRNA reductase-binding protein, chloroplastic, with protein sequence MHLRADSVSLTHFLPPPPPPHRFHFLAPKSCTLRKTSLRCSLSKPLPAEVSRTIMELSSVGTLSTITQDHWPLGVGVRFAVDLEGTPVLCLNQSSSVDSKSSLHVQLEQCGLRRTQCTILGDLGKPDDRMDLKRLHSVWKERFGEDVDEDLIYFIAVKRVLQKEDIMEDGAWVLSSDYRRASPDPLRDFAEKIVNEINAEKMEDVLRFSNIFVDMDFQVSEAKMIWVDRLGFDMRLCFPQKGVFEVRIPFPGEVTDEKGVKSTFNCMSQLAWEREKHYDFPDFEKIKQLKPIAQGVL encoded by the exons ATGCATCTCCGAGCCGATTCTGTCTCTCTCACTCACTTCCTTCCTCCTCCCCCTCCTCCTCATCGCTTCCATTTCTTAGCTCCTAAAAGCTGCACGCTTCGCAAAACCTCCCTCAGATGCTCTCTCTCGAAGCCGCTTCCTGCGGAGGTCTCCCGGACCATCATGGAGTTGTCCTCTGTTGGCACTCTCTCCACCATCACCCAAGATCACTGGCCGCTAGGTGTTGGTGTGAGATTCGCAGTCGACCTGGAAGGGACTCCCGTTTTGTGCTTGAATCAGTCCAGCTCAGTTGATTCCAAGTCTAGTCTCCACGTTCAG TTGGAGCAGTGTGGATTGAGGAGGACCCAGTGCACGATTCTTGGCGATCTTGGCAAGCCAGATGACAGAATGGATTTGAAG CGGCTTCACTCAGTGTGGAAAGAGAGGTTTGGGGAGGATGTTGATGAAGACCTTATATATTTTATTGCTGTAAAGCGGGTACTTCAGAAGGAAGACATCATGGAG GATGGTGCATGGGTGCTTTCTTCAGATTATAGACGTGCAAGCCCAGATCCGCTAAGAGACTTTGCCGAAAAGATCGTCAATGAAATTAATGCTGAAAAGATGGAGGATGTTCTCCGATTTAGCAACATATTTGTTGATATGGACTTTCAG GTGTCAGAAGCAAAGATGATCTGGGTCGATCGGTTAGGCTTTGACATGCGTCTCTGCTTTCCACAGAAAGGTGTTTTCGAGGTTCGGATTCCTTTCCCAGGAGAAGTAACAGACGAAAAGGGTGTGAAGTCTACGTTCAATTGTATGTCCCAACTTGCTTGGGAGAGGGAAAAACACTATGACTTCCCAGATtttgaaaagatcaagcaattgAAGCCCATCGCACAAGGGGTTCTCTAA
- the LOC120007328 gene encoding polygalacturonase-like: MAPNTCTIVSFLLALTFSLPFIAFTAQFNVVSYGARPDGKTDSSRALLNAWAQACASRSPSTIYVPQGRFFLGNVVFKGPCKNNAIFLKIDGTLVAPSYNTAHNWIMFRDVDNVAVSGGTLDGQGTSLWACKASGKSCPLGATSLEFSNSDNVVISGLTSLNSQMFHIVINECQNVKIQGVKVSASGISPNTDGIHVGGSTDITILNTMISTGDDCISIGPGTNNLWIENVVCGPGHGISIGSLGKKSQEAGVENVTVTNVQFIGTQNGVRIKSWGRPSNGFARNVLFQNCTMINVHNPVVIDQNYCPNNKNCPGEASGVRVSDVTYRNIQGSSATEVAVKLDCSKKNPCSGIRMEDVKLSFKNKPPQASCVNAGGVTSGFVQPRCL, encoded by the exons ATGGCACCAAATACTTGCACAATTGTGTCATTTCTACTTGCCTTGACATTCTCTCTTCCATTCATAGCATTTACAGCACAGTTCAATGTCGTCAGCTATGGAGCCAGACCAGATGGCAAGACTGACTCAAGCAGGGCCCTGTTGAATGCATGGGCTCAGGCCTGTGCCTCCAGAAGCCCATCTACCATTTATGTCCCTCAAGGAAGGTTCTTCCTTGGCAATGTGGTGTTCAAGGGTCCTTGCAAGAACAATGCCATCTTTCTCAAAATCGATGGTACACTGGTTGCTCCCTCTTACAATACTGCTCACAATTGGATCATGTTTAGGGATGTCGATAATGTCGCAGTCTCTGGCGGCACACTCGACGGCCAAGGCACCTCCTTGTGGGCTTGCAAGGCCTCCGGGAAGAGCTGCCCTCTTGGTGCTACG TCGCTGGAGTTCTCAAATTCAGACAACGTTGTGATTAGTGGACTAACATCCTTAAACAGCCAAATGTTCCACATTGTCATTAATGAATGCCAGAATGTGAAAATACAAGGAGTGAAGGTGTCTGCCTCTGGAATTAGTCCCAACACTGATGGCATTCATGTCGGGGGATCCACCGACATCACAATTTTGAACACCATGATTTCCACCGGTGATGATTGTATCTCCATCGGCCCTGGCACCAATAACCTTTGGATCGAGAATGTCGTTTGCGGCCCTGGTCATGGGATCAG CATTGGAAGTTTGGGGAAGAAGTCTCAAGAGGCAGGGGTTGAGAATGTGACAGTTACAAATGTTCAATTTATTGGTACACAAAATGGAGTGAGAATCAAGTCTTGGGGAAGACCTAGTAATGGATTTGCTAGGAACGTTTTGTTCCAAAATTGTACGATGATTAATGTCCACAACCCAGTTGTTATTGATCAAAATTACTGCCCCAACAACAAAAATTGTCCTGGAGAG GCTTCTGGAGTTAGAGTAAGCGATGTGACATACCGAAACATCCAGGGATCGTCGGCGACAGAAGTGGCAGTGAAGTTGGATTGTAGTAAGAAGAACCCATGTAGTGGTATTAGAATGGAAGATGTGAAGCTTAGTTTCAAGAACAAACCTCCTCAAGCTTCTTGTGTTAATGCTGGTGGAGTCACTTCTGGTTTTGTTCAGCCAAGATGCTTGTAG
- the LOC120007329 gene encoding D-3-phosphoglycerate dehydrogenase 2, chloroplastic-like, with protein sequence MASSSSAKTTFTTTTTTTTTTTRRSPSSSTARPSLLSFLHNTTPSLPITLKLSHSPSNPLHYNSPYHHSLTMTNAVKTIESASICAPDSDNLPSLRPNILVSEKLGEAGLQVLRRFGNVDCCYDLSPEQLCAKIASCDALIVRSGTKVTREVFEAAKGRLKVVGRAGVGIDNVDLPAATEFGCLVVNAPTANTVAAAEHGIALLTAMTRNVAQSDASMKAGKWERSKYVGVSLVGKKLAVMGFGKVGSEVARRAKGLGMQVIAHDPYAPVDRARAVGVDLVSFDQAIGTADFISLHMPLTPTTNKIFNDETFAKMKKGVGLINVARGGVIDEDALVRALDGGVVAQAALDVFTEEPPSKDSKLVQHKNVTVTPHLGASTKEAQEGVAIEIAEAVVGALQGELSATAVNAPMVPAEVLSELAPYVVLAEKLGRLAVQLASGGSGIKSVRVVYKSARDPDDLDTRILRAMITKGIIEPISSSFVNIVNADFTAKQKGLRIAEERIVVDTSPEFPIDSIQVQISNVDSKFASAVSEDGWIAIEGGVRYGIPHLTCVGSFSVDVSLEGNLILCRQVDQPGMIGQVGNILGKHNVNVSFMSVGRTVQRKQAIMAIGVDEEPNKDTLSCIGHVPAIEEFVFLKL encoded by the exons atGGCCTCTTCTTCCTCTGCAAAAACCaccttcaccaccaccaccaccaccaccaccaccaccaccagaagatcaccatcatcatcaactgCAAGaccctctcttctttccttcctcCACAACACTACCCCTTCACTACCCATCACCTTAAAACTCTCCCATTCCCCTTCAAATCCACTACATTACAATTCTCCATATCACCATTCCTTAACCATGACCAATGCTGTCAAAACCATCGAATCGGCTTCAATATGTGCTCCAGATTCTGATAACCTCCCCTCCTTGAGACCCAATATCTTGGTCTCAGAGAAACTTGGAGAAGCAGGACTCCAAGTTCTGCGGAGATTTGGCAATGTAGACTGCTGTTATGATCTTTCACCTGAGCAACTCTGCGCTAAGATTGCATCGTGTGACGCGTTGATCGTGAGGAGTGGCACCAAGGTGACTAGGGAGGTGTTTGAGGCTGCTAAAGGAAGGCTAAAGGTTGTTGGAAGGGCTGGTGTTGGGATTGACAATGTGGATCTGCCTGCTGCTACTGAATTTGGTTGCCTTGTTGTTAATGCACCTACTGCTAATACTGTCGCAGCTGCGGAGCATGGGATCGCTCTGCTTACTGCCATGACACGAAATGTAGCGCAATCAGACGCATCCATGAAAGCAG GAAAATGGGAAAGAAGCAAGTACGTTGGAGTTTCATTGGTAGGAAAGAAATTAGCAGTAATGGGATTCGGAAAAGTTGGATCGGAGGTGGCGAGGCGTGCGAAAGGCCTTGGTATGCAAGTAATAGCACATGATCCATATGCTCCAGTTGACAGAGCTCGCGCTGTCGGTGTGGATTTGGTCTCTTTCGATCAGGCCATTGGGACTGCTGATTTCATTTCTCTCCATATGCCTCTCACTCCTACCACTAACAAGATTTTCAATGACGAAACGTTTGCGAAGATGAAGAAGGGAGTTGGATTAATTAATGTTGCAAGAGGTGGAGTCATTGATGAGGATGCACTGGTAAGAGCTCTTGATGGTGGAGTAGTTGCTCAGGCAGCACTTGATGTGTTCACAGAGGAGCCTCCATCAAAGGATAGCAAATTAGTACAGCATAAGAATGTCACCGTCACTCCGCATCTGGGTGCAAGCACAAAGGAAGCACAG GAAGGAGTAGCTATTGAAATTGCAGAGGCAGTGGTTGGAGCACTCCAAGGGGAACTTTCTGCAACTGCTGTCAATGCTCCCATGGTCCCTGCTGAG GTTCTGTCAGAATTGGCTCCTTATGTTGTACTAGCCGAGAAGCTCGGTAGGCTAGCTGTACAACTAGCGAGTGGAGGGAGTGGGATCAAATCCGTCAGAGTGGTTTACAAATCTGCTCGAGACCCAGATGACTTAGACACGAGAATTCTCCGAGCAATGATAACAAAAGGCATCATagaaccaatatcttcctcattCGTAAACATAGTAAATGCAGATTTCACAGCAAAACAGAAAGGACTCCGCATTGCAGAGGAACGTATAGTTGTCGACACATCCCCTGAGTTTCCCATTGATTCAATCCAAGTCCAAATATCGAACGTGGACTCCAAATTTGCATCCGCGGTGTCAGAGGACGGGTGGATAGCCATTGAAGGGGGAGTGAGATATGGGATACCACACTTGACTTGTGTAGGAAGCTTTAGTGTTGATGTGAGCTTGGAAGGTAACTTGATTTTGTGTAGGCAGGTCGATCAGCCTGGCATGATTGGTCAAGTTGGGAACATACTTGGAAAACATAACGTGAATGTGAGCTTTATGAGTGTTGGAAGAACTGTGCAAAGAAAACAGGCAATCATGGCAATTGGTGTGGATGAAGAACCAAACAAGGATACACTTAGTTGTATAGGCCATGTTCCTGCCATTGAAGAGTTTGTGTTTCTGAAGTTATAG